The Terriglobia bacterium genomic sequence CAGCGCATCTTTCACCATCCGGTCTTCCAACGAGTGAAAGCTGATCATCACCAGCCTTCCCTCTTTCCGAAGCACCTTGGGCGCTGCCTCGAGCAGCGCCCCCAGGTCTTCCAGTTCGCGGTTTACGAATATTCGGAGAGCTTGAAAAGTCAATGTCGCTGGATGAATTCGCCGTTCCGCTTGTTCTGGTTTGCGGGGCCCCCGGCGCGAGCCGCTTTTGCTCGCGATGGGGCTTTTCATTGGCCGGGCCGCGGCCGATACAACTTGTGCTAGATGAGCGGTCGTTCTTATCGGCCGCGCCCGAACAATGGCTCTGGCGATTCTCCGCGACCTCCTTTCCTCACCGAATTCGTAAATCAGGTCGGCGAGTGTTTTCTCGTCGAACTGGTTTACCACTTGATCGGCGGTCAACTCGGCTTGCGGGTTCATCCGCATGTCGAGCGGTCCTTCCGCCTGAAAACTGAATCCACGCGCAGGGTCTTCGAACTGCATCGAGCTCACTCCCAGGTCCGCGAGCAATCCGTTCAGCGATCCCGGCTCCACTCTCGTCGCAACTTCTGCATACGAGGCATGCACCAGGGTCACGGAAGGCCAATCACTGCGCAGTTCCTGCGGAGGCTCCAACAACCGCCTGCGGGCCAACTCCAGCGCTCGCGTGTCCTTATCGAAGCCAATCAAACGACCCTGTGCGCCGAGGCGTTTTGCAATTTCGAAACTGTGCCCGCCCAGGCCCACCGTGGCGTCCAGATAAGTCCCGCCGCGCTGAACGGCCAGG encodes the following:
- the rsmH gene encoding 16S rRNA (cytosine(1402)-N(4))-methyltransferase RsmH, translated to MTDDSDREFDPSAQRGAHGKGKFGHVSVLLKQAIDFLAVQRGGTYLDATVGLGGHSFEIAKRLGAQGRLIGFDKDTRALELARRRLLEPPQELRSDWPSVTLVHASYAEVATRVEPGSLNGLLADLGVSSMQFEDPARGFSFQAEGPLDMRMNPQAELTADQVVNQFDEKTLADLIYEFGEERRSRRIARAIVRARPIRTTAHLAQVVSAAARPMKSPIASKSGSRRGPRKPEQAERRIHPATLTFQALRIFVNRELEDLGALLEAAPKVLRKEGRLVMISFHSLEDRMVKDALREGAREGTWEVLTRKPVTADEEEIAGNPRSRSAKMRAARRTR